A window from Pseudomonas alloputida encodes these proteins:
- a CDS encoding isovaleryl-CoA dehydrogenase, which produces MHYPSLNFALGETIDMLRDQVRTFVAAELAPRAAQIDHDNLFPADMWRKFGDMGLLGITVPEEYGGAGLGYLAHVVSMEEISRGSASVALSYGAHSNLCVNQINRNGTHEQKLKYLPKLISGEHIGALAMSEPNAGSDVVSMKLRAEKRGDHYVLNGSKTWITNGPDANTYVIYAKTDLDKGAHGITAFIVERDWKGFSRSNKFDKLGMRGSNTCELFFDGVEVPAENILGQLNGGVRVLMSGLDYERVVLSGGPTGIMQSCMDLVVPYIHDRKQFGQSIGEFQLIQGKIADMYTQLNASRAYLYAVAQACDRGETTRKDAAGVILYTAERATQMALEAIQILGGNGYINEFPAGRLLRDAKLYEIGAGTSEIRRMLIGRELFNETR; this is translated from the coding sequence ATGCATTACCCCTCCCTGAACTTCGCCCTGGGCGAGACCATCGACATGCTCCGCGACCAGGTGCGCACCTTCGTCGCCGCTGAACTGGCCCCAAGGGCCGCGCAGATCGACCACGACAACCTGTTCCCCGCCGACATGTGGCGCAAGTTCGGTGACATGGGCCTGCTGGGCATCACCGTACCGGAAGAGTACGGCGGCGCTGGCCTGGGCTACCTGGCCCATGTGGTGTCGATGGAAGAGATCAGCCGTGGCTCCGCCTCGGTGGCGCTGTCCTACGGCGCCCATTCCAACCTGTGCGTCAACCAGATCAACCGCAACGGCACCCACGAGCAGAAGCTCAAGTACCTGCCCAAGCTGATCAGCGGCGAGCACATCGGCGCCTTGGCCATGAGCGAGCCCAATGCCGGTTCCGACGTGGTGTCGATGAAGCTGCGCGCAGAAAAACGCGGCGATCACTACGTGCTCAACGGCAGCAAGACCTGGATCACCAACGGTCCCGACGCCAACACCTACGTGATTTACGCCAAGACCGACCTGGACAAGGGTGCGCACGGCATCACCGCGTTCATCGTCGAGCGCGACTGGAAAGGCTTCAGCCGCAGCAACAAGTTCGACAAGCTGGGCATGCGCGGGTCCAACACCTGCGAGTTGTTCTTCGATGGCGTGGAAGTGCCGGCAGAGAACATTCTGGGCCAGCTCAACGGCGGCGTGCGCGTCCTTATGAGCGGCCTGGACTACGAACGTGTGGTGCTGTCCGGCGGCCCGACCGGCATCATGCAAAGCTGCATGGACCTGGTGGTGCCGTATATCCACGACCGCAAGCAATTCGGCCAGAGCATCGGCGAGTTCCAGCTGATCCAGGGCAAGATTGCCGACATGTACACCCAGCTCAATGCCAGCCGCGCCTACCTGTATGCCGTGGCTCAGGCGTGCGACCGTGGCGAAACCACCCGCAAGGACGCTGCCGGCGTGATCCTGTACACCGCCGAGCGTGCCACGCAAATGGCCCTGGAGGCGATCCAGATTCTTGGCGGCAACGGCTATATCAACGAATTCCCGGCTGGCCGCCTGTTGCGCGACGCCAAGCTGTACGAAATCGGTGCCGGCACCAGTGAAATCCGCCGGATGCTGATCGGCCGCGAACTGTTCAACGAAACCCGCTGA
- a CDS encoding AMP-binding protein, whose translation MSQPSYTRGRQDRPLLTQTIGQAFDATVARCCDSEALVSRHQGLRYSWRQLAEQVEIYARALIALGVNTGDRVGIWSPNCAQWCILQLASAKVGAILVNINPAYRVGELEYVLRQSGCRWLVCAEAFKTSDYHTMVQELVPELASAAPGELASECLPELRGVISLAANPPAGFLPWHAFAERAGQTSVEACTARQQSLQFDQPVNIQYTSGTTGAPKGATLSHYNILNNGFMVGESLGLTARDRMVIPVPLYHCFGMVMANLGCITHGSTMIYPNDAFDAELTLRAVAEERATILYGVPTMFIAMLDHPSRAHMDLSTLRSGIMAGATCPIEVMRRVIDQMHMAEVQIAYGMTETSPVSLQTGPDDDLELRVTTVGRTQPQLENKLVDADGCIVPRGEIGELCTRGYSVMLGYWDNPQATADAIDPAGWMHSGDLAVMDEQGCVRIVGRNKDMIIRGGENIYPRELEEFFYTHPAVADAQVIGIPCSRYGEEIVAWIKLHPGHSATVEELQGWCKARIAHFKVPRYIRFVDEYPMTVTGKVQKFRMREISVAEIAAASAG comes from the coding sequence ATGAGTCAACCGAGCTATACCCGCGGTCGCCAGGACCGACCCTTGCTGACCCAGACCATCGGCCAGGCCTTCGATGCCACCGTGGCCCGCTGTTGCGACAGCGAGGCCCTGGTGTCCCGCCACCAGGGCCTGCGTTACAGCTGGCGGCAGTTGGCCGAACAGGTCGAAATATACGCCCGCGCCCTGATCGCACTGGGCGTGAACACCGGCGACCGTGTTGGCATCTGGTCGCCCAACTGCGCCCAGTGGTGCATCTTGCAGCTGGCCAGTGCCAAGGTCGGTGCCATTCTGGTCAACATCAACCCGGCCTACCGTGTGGGCGAACTGGAATACGTGTTGCGCCAGTCCGGCTGCCGCTGGCTGGTCTGCGCTGAAGCCTTCAAGACGTCTGATTACCACACCATGGTGCAGGAGCTGGTGCCTGAACTGGCCAGTGCCGCGCCTGGTGAGCTGGCCAGTGAATGCCTGCCCGAGTTGCGTGGCGTCATCAGCCTGGCCGCCAACCCGCCTGCCGGCTTCCTGCCCTGGCACGCATTTGCCGAGCGGGCAGGGCAGACGTCTGTCGAGGCCTGCACAGCCCGTCAGCAAAGCCTGCAATTCGACCAGCCGGTAAACATCCAGTACACCTCCGGCACCACCGGTGCACCCAAAGGTGCCACGCTCAGTCACTACAACATCCTCAACAACGGTTTCATGGTGGGTGAAAGCCTTGGCCTGACGGCCCGCGACCGTATGGTGATCCCGGTGCCGCTGTACCATTGCTTCGGCATGGTCATGGCAAACCTCGGCTGCATCACCCACGGCAGCACCATGATCTACCCCAACGATGCTTTCGACGCCGAACTTACCTTGCGCGCCGTGGCCGAGGAGCGCGCCACCATCCTCTACGGCGTACCGACCATGTTCATCGCCATGCTCGACCACCCGTCCCGTGCCCACATGGACCTGTCGACCCTGCGCAGCGGCATCATGGCCGGCGCTACCTGCCCGATCGAGGTGATGCGCCGGGTCATCGACCAGATGCACATGGCAGAAGTGCAGATCGCCTACGGCATGACCGAAACCAGCCCCGTGTCGCTGCAGACCGGCCCGGACGACGATCTGGAGCTGCGCGTGACCACCGTCGGCCGCACCCAGCCGCAGCTGGAGAACAAGCTGGTGGACGCCGATGGCTGCATCGTCCCTCGCGGAGAGATTGGCGAACTGTGCACCCGCGGCTACAGCGTGATGCTTGGCTACTGGGACAACCCCCAGGCCACGGCGGATGCCATCGACCCGGCCGGCTGGATGCATTCGGGTGACCTGGCGGTGATGGACGAGCAGGGCTGTGTGCGCATCGTCGGGCGCAACAAGGACATGATCATTCGCGGCGGCGAGAACATTTACCCGCGTGAGCTGGAGGAGTTTTTCTACACCCACCCGGCGGTGGCCGATGCGCAGGTGATCGGCATTCCGTGCAGCCGCTATGGCGAAGAGATCGTCGCCTGGATCAAGCTGCACCCGGGGCACAGCGCCACGGTCGAGGAGCTGCAGGGCTGGTGCAAGGCACGCATCGCACACTTCAAGGTGCCGCGGTATATACGTTTTGTCGACGAGTACCCGATGACCGTGACCGGCAAGGTGCAGAAGTTCCGCATGCGTGAGATCAGTGTGGCGGAGATTGCGGCTGCATCTGCGGGTTGA
- a CDS encoding alpha-1,4-glucan--maltose-1-phosphate maltosyltransferase, whose translation MSRNEPFESVPMANDHPDQAISLAQALLAPRIVIEDTQPVLDAGSFAAKAVSGQPVAVSTKAYSDGHDRLAVMLNWRQAHSRRWHCVPMQSAGNDLWQAEFTPTELGPHRFSIEAWIDPFATYCHDLEKKYHAGVEVKLELEEGRLMLGKGIELCSGALREALEAVQSRLATLSTDDQVAVFLDPTTARLMGEAEHRSYLTRSPDFPLDVDRPAALFASWYELFPRSITDDPQRHGTFNDVHERLPMIRDMGFDVLYFPPIHPIGMQHRKGRNNALKAEPGDPGSPYAIGSPEGGHEAIHPQLGSRDDFRRLVAAAAEHGLEIALDFAIQCSQDHPWLKEHPGWFSWRPDGTIRYAENPPKKYQDIVNVDFYAPEAVPSLWLALRDVVVGWVEEGVKTFRVDNPHTKPLPFWQWLIANVRSQHPDVIFLAEAFTKPAMMARLGKVGYAQSYTYFTWRNHKQELREYFEQLNQPPWSQCYRPNFFVNTPDINPFFLHTSGRAGFLIRAALATMGSGLWGMYSGFELCEGTPLPGKEEYLDSEKYEIRPRDFTQPGNIIAEIAQLNRIRRQNRALQTHLGVAFFNCWNDNILYFAKRTPERDNYILVAVSLDPHNAQEAHFELPLWELGLDDNAETQGEDLMNGHRWSWYGKTQWMRIEPWHLPFGIWRIEKAR comes from the coding sequence ATGTCACGAAACGAGCCCTTTGAAAGCGTGCCCATGGCGAACGATCACCCGGACCAGGCCATTAGCCTGGCCCAGGCGCTGTTGGCGCCACGCATCGTGATCGAAGACACCCAACCCGTGCTCGACGCCGGCAGCTTCGCCGCCAAGGCCGTCAGCGGCCAGCCTGTGGCCGTCAGCACCAAGGCCTACAGCGACGGCCACGACCGCCTGGCGGTGATGCTCAACTGGCGCCAGGCCCACAGCCGGCGCTGGCATTGCGTGCCGATGCAGTCGGCGGGCAACGACCTGTGGCAGGCCGAATTCACCCCCACCGAGCTGGGCCCGCACCGGTTCAGTATCGAGGCCTGGATCGACCCGTTTGCCACCTATTGCCACGATCTGGAGAAGAAGTACCACGCCGGCGTCGAGGTAAAACTGGAACTGGAAGAAGGCCGCTTGATGCTGGGCAAAGGCATCGAGCTGTGCAGCGGCGCCCTGCGCGAGGCGCTCGAGGCTGTGCAGAGCCGCCTGGCCACGCTCAGTACCGATGATCAGGTGGCCGTGTTTCTCGACCCGACCACCGCCCGCCTCATGGGTGAAGCCGAACACCGTAGCTACCTGACCCGCAGTCCTGATTTCCCCCTTGATGTCGACCGCCCGGCCGCATTGTTCGCCAGCTGGTACGAGCTGTTCCCGCGCTCGATTACCGACGACCCGCAGCGTCACGGCACCTTCAACGACGTGCACGAACGGCTGCCGATGATCCGCGACATGGGCTTCGACGTCCTGTACTTCCCGCCCATCCACCCCATCGGCATGCAGCATCGCAAGGGCCGCAACAACGCCCTCAAGGCCGAGCCGGGCGACCCGGGTAGCCCGTATGCCATTGGCAGCCCGGAGGGCGGCCACGAGGCGATTCACCCGCAACTGGGCAGCCGCGATGACTTCCGTCGACTGGTGGCTGCGGCGGCGGAACACGGCCTGGAAATCGCCCTCGATTTCGCCATCCAGTGCTCTCAGGACCACCCCTGGCTCAAGGAGCACCCGGGCTGGTTCAGCTGGCGCCCGGACGGCACCATCCGCTACGCCGAAAACCCGCCGAAAAAGTACCAGGACATCGTCAACGTCGATTTCTATGCGCCAGAGGCCGTGCCTTCGCTGTGGCTCGCCCTGCGCGATGTGGTGGTCGGCTGGGTCGAGGAGGGCGTCAAGACCTTCCGTGTCGACAACCCGCACACCAAGCCGTTGCCGTTCTGGCAATGGCTGATCGCCAATGTGCGCAGCCAGCACCCCGACGTCATCTTCCTCGCCGAAGCCTTTACCAAGCCGGCGATGATGGCGCGCCTGGGCAAGGTCGGCTACGCACAGAGCTATACCTATTTCACCTGGCGCAACCACAAGCAGGAGCTGCGCGAATATTTCGAGCAGCTCAATCAGCCGCCGTGGAGCCAGTGCTACCGGCCCAACTTCTTCGTCAATACACCGGACATCAACCCGTTTTTCCTGCACACCTCAGGCCGCGCAGGTTTCCTGATCCGTGCCGCGCTGGCGACCATGGGCTCAGGCTTGTGGGGCATGTATTCGGGCTTCGAGCTGTGCGAGGGCACGCCGTTGCCGGGCAAGGAGGAGTACCTGGATTCGGAGAAGTACGAAATCCGCCCACGCGATTTCACCCAGCCCGGCAACATCATCGCCGAGATCGCCCAGCTCAACCGTATTCGCCGGCAGAACCGCGCCTTGCAAACCCACCTGGGCGTGGCCTTCTTCAATTGCTGGAACGACAACATCCTGTACTTCGCCAAGCGTACGCCCGAGCGGGACAACTACATCCTGGTGGCCGTCAGCCTCGACCCGCACAACGCCCAGGAGGCGCACTTCGAGTTGCCCCTGTGGGAGTTGGGGCTGGACGACAACGCCGAAACCCAGGGTGAAGACCTGATGAACGGCCACCGCTGGTCGTGGTACGGCAAGACCCAATGGATGCGCATAGAGCCCTGGCACCTGCCGTTCGGCATCTGGCGCATCGAAAAAGCCCGTTAA